In Takifugu flavidus isolate HTHZ2018 chromosome 1, ASM371156v2, whole genome shotgun sequence, the DNA window GAAGACTTCCAATCTGTTTCCGCGTTTCCACGTCTTTGCCTCCAGACTCCAGGAACTTCTTGTAGGCTAAGTCGAAGGCCTGCCCAATGGTTAGAGTTATCTCTTCAGCCTGCAGAGCAAATCTTTGGTCATACTTCCCCAATCTATCTGTTATTGTTTCATTGTTGATACGCTCACAGATCTTTGATGAAGAACAACGAGGTGTTAATGTGGTCGGCAGCGAGTCAGAGGCAGAAAGACACTTACACACTTTTCACTGTCAAACACGTAGCAGAGATGCTTGTTGGATTCCGAGTCTTTGCAAATAAAAGTGAATAtccttttatctgttttgtCATCTGCACAGAAGGATATCCGGTGTAACTGACAGTTGTGTTGCACGTCCTGGGAAACAGACACAATTTATTCATTATTCACAGACTCCAGCCTGATACCCCGGCCAAGCATCTCCACTCACTTTTGTCTTTGGATCTAGTATCTTCACACCATAAATGGAGATCTGCAGTTCCACTTTGGGGATTTTCTGCCCCTCCGATTTCTTGATGTGCCTCTGAAACTGTTGGGACGCAAGAGAAATGGTGGGTTAACCGAGTTCAagataaatgataaatgtaACGACAGAATCTCTGCGTAGATTAGAGACTGACATCTTAAAGATATGTAACAAATAACCCGATGCATATCTTATTAACTCATAATCCAACTACATATAACCTCGCCCTAGTGATGGTCTTATTTGCTGGTCTCCAACGAAACTTTGGAAAGATTTGGCTACTGAAGGGAAACTGAAATCAGTTTATTTTGGTGATTTTGTAGACTCGGTGGTTACCAATTTCTGCCAATGCTGCACAAATCTTAAATATGTCGGGATTATCAAAGATGTGCCTGCCATACTTGAATCATGGAAACAGCCTAGTTCATGTACACACATTTGTCCAACAGCAAGCATGACATTTCATTTTACTTAAAGCGATGTATTGGACATTTGTGCAACTAACACCATCTGGGTAGCTCTCCGGCGTTCTGCCCTCTTCAGTGGAAATAACCAACAGGAGCTAAACGATTCGCTGAGACCACcgctaatctgctgctgctctgccagaAAGAGTGGccataaaaacaaacagtcacctAAAGGAGGGGAAACTGTGACAAGGAGGATGCTTCTCTATCGGTTGGCTGCTCTCAAGTTCCAAAATATTGATCAGTGGAGGCTTAAATCTGTCAGCAATTCATGGATGAAGGACCTTTGAAGATAAGTGGAGTATACGCTTGAAAGTTTGTGATCTCACAGTGGAAATTCATTATTTTAGTGTTAAATCATTTGCAAAACACTGCCAGATAATCAAATATGGATCAGCTGATATATTATCTATTATTATATTACATACAGAGGAAAAATCTATGGAAGATAAGATGATTGCTTTAGATTTTATTCAAAATCAACTTTTCAGTTTGATCTCTCTGAGTTGGGGGACTTAATAACAGAGTAAGAAGTTTATGTTCGACCTAGTAATGAGTTTCCTCTTAGATGCTCGCTGAAAGGTCAGGCCTGTCCTCATTGTCAGTGTATCTAGGAGAGTAACCATGGAGATTGGGTGTCCATGGAAGCTTTCAACATCAAATGTAATGCAACAATAGAGGTACGGACTCTGGGAAAACAGGCCTTCTCCCCtgccagagccccccccccagattcaGCTCTTGGCATGGGAAGACAGAGCAGAGGCCAGCAGGCGGGGAGTGCAGCCGCTTCACCCACAAGCTGTGAGAGAGGACCGATTCACACGCATTCAGGCCAAAACTGCCCTGAACAACGGAATACATGTGATTTTCATGTGAACTGAATATACAAATGTCCTCCTGCATCcctaaaatgtcatttaataacCCATTTggctcaaataaaaacaatatttgttgttgttgttgttgccctgGAGATTGTagttttgtcctttttctttggtttatttGACTATTTTAATGCTGATGAACCTTTCACTTATGACTTTAATTAGCCTAAACATATCCTCATTTAAGACCAGCAATGACACAAAAGCAACTACAGGAATCATGACCAGAAATGCTGTACTTGAGAGAGAGCGTTTTTTTCAAAGGAAAACTTTATTACAATTGTTAATTTATGTAAATTATTCCATTTTACTATTGAAACCAGTCATAATAGCATGCAGTTGGAGCCTGCAGTGTAAATAATTTGTTCTTCGTTCCAGGGGGAGTTTATTGAGAACATCAAGAGTTGTAATGGCTAAAATGTGCCCATCTGGAGTAATAAATTAAATGAGCTTTTAATAATGTGAAAATTGAGTTTTAATAACATAAATGTAAGAAAACAATTATACTCTGGTTCACGCTCAAGGTTAAAATCTAGTTTATTGGCATTTCCTTTCACCCAGGGGAGGATttactggagaaaaaaaaactgttgcaCAACCCAGTTATAGGCTATTATGCAGGGGGCACCTTGGCTGTAACGGGTGAGGAAGGGGTTAGGGTGTCACTCacttctccctcctctgcctctcagccCAATCCCAACCTCCCCATCTGCAGCTGGCTTACCTTTAGCTTCCTCACGGCATCCTTCACAACTTCTGTGCCTTTTGGAGCTTCGACCTCTGTGTTTCCAAGGAACtgtgaagaaagaggaaaaaattaACAATCAATGATACAATATGGCAGTAATAAACATTACCGTATAGAACACTACCTCCATGTGTCTCCTGTAAACTGCAACGAAACATCGAAGGTTCTAATGACCATAAAGGTTTGAATCAACATAACCAATATTGCATAAACAAGGGTTtcggggtgggtggggtggggtggggtgggggagacTCAATAGTGTGCAACGTTCCCAAGGATTTGATTACTTGTTCGTGATTTTGTGCTGTCCAACATCTACATGTGCAGTTCTTCCAAAGGCCATCAGATGGAGCCATAGAGCTTTAAAAGGAGCGGTAGCAGTCTCACGCACACGCAAACAAGCACACGCGCGCAGACACACAGAGTTGTCTACTCCGATATCAGACGTCCCAAACATAGACGTCAGCTTCTTAAAGGAAAAATCAAAATGGAGCCAGACGAAGATTGTAGCCAACAGCCCAGACAGACACGACTGTCTCTGTTAGATAGTCGAGCCTGGCAGAAATTCAGGAAACTGGTGGGGTCCATTCTTCTCGTCAGACTATAAAAATAATGTTAACAGGGATTTTATGAACTTTACAAGCATCGCTGGAAAAGGAAATCTCACGCACTGACACCTGACACTTAAATATACGACCACAATTAGGATATTCTGCTTTCCAGCGTGCAAAACGTCACAACGCAACAGAGGAATCAGAATAAGTAATACGAAAATGTCAGCACTCTGGAGCGGTGTGACTAATGCATGTGGTCACAGATGTGTCCAGCAGCGCTGCTGATAGACGCGCAGAATAGAATGGAGAAGTTCTTGTTCCTGACCAGTGCATTTTGGACTGCTGGAGAGCTTTCCCAGGGCAATCTGAGCTCAGAGGCTCATCCATCAACCGGTGcatgcagaggaaaaacagagcgaGGCATGCCCTCGGGATGGACACTCACGCTTATAGGGTACCGCCAACcaagaaaattattttaaaattgaacAGAATATGCATTCATTTAATattccagccagcagcagtagGAGGAGGCAGTGCGTGCTCACCCACCAAGACAGGCATTGATCTCTGACACAAAGTGTGTCATTCAAGTGACCCCTGAACGATGTGACTGCAGATTTTGCATAAATTTACCCCTCAAACTcactttttccttctctgctcaTAGTCCAGATTGTGCAAGTCGAGACAGCAGTCAAAACAGCCCCAAGTTAAACACACGTCAGCGTCTCAGAGCAAAGAGGCCATGCTGGCGCTTCATGAACACAAAGCTAATTATAGCCGCCGCTTCAGCGAGCGAGACAACGATGGAGACGAATGAGGAtccagaaccagaggagccGTCAGCAGTCGAGCAAGTTCAAAACACTTCTTTACACGTCTTTAATGCAAAATGCACCTGAGGCCTTGTTCAGAATCATCAGATCTTAAATTCAGAAGCGTTCAGAGATCCATCAACACAACGTCACTGCGTCTCCCCTGAAAAGGAGTTTTtgtgaaacttttttttattttaaatccttAAAGTCAAGACCTATGAAGGGAATCTCTGGTTACAAGAATAGACGTGTTCCTTAagtttttgtcacatttttcgttttttcttttgttcttatCATGGGGTAGGATTCCCTTAAATAGGTCAGAAAAATACATCCGGAACCATCATTTTATCTTGGGTTTAGCTGCATAAAGTCTAAAGAAAATCCATTGACGACTAATAGGAcaataaaatgtcatcatttTGTTGAAATATTATTcatatttgttcatttattcaaTATTTTGTAAACGTCAAATACCGGTACAGTCACAATCTCTTCTTTGGGTTCTGAGCCATGAACATTAAAGTGTTTATGCAGAACGTTTTGGTATAAAATGTCCATATTTCACCAGTTTATTCTGCTCAACTCGAATTTAATAATTGAAGCTTTCAGTCCTGACAGAATAGTTTTTTACCTGCCAAATTCTccttaatttcatttttcaactGAAAGTTAAAGCATCCTATTAATATTTGCCAATTCCATGTTTGTATCAAAGGAAAAaagctgcacaggtgacctgAAACCATCTTGTTTCTGACCACTATCGCTCACACCTGGGCACCACGATAAGATTTTTTACCTGGCTCGGTGGGACAGATCCTGATCTTTAAACTGGAGACAAAACAGAGAACATTCCCGGCTCCGTGCCTCCTTCCCTACACCTCCGTTTGCTCTGACTAATGTTCTCAGATCCGAACAAATTCAGACAGACAGCCAACTCATCAGTGAGATCCGACACCACTTTTCCACTTCAGGGAATAGTCATAGCCCTCATTCCTCCAAGCAGGTCGGACGACGAACCCTTTTAAAGAACTCTGCCGTAGCTGCTCTGCCAATTTGGGAAGAGGAAAACGTAGAGTGACACGTCCGACAAACTCCGACAGGAAAGTGACTTCAGAGTGACTCGGTGCTTCCGAGCTAAGCCTCAGCTCAACGCGGCGGCTGTGGCTGCTTCGGGTCGGGTCACGTCGGTTTCCACGTGAGCAAAACGATAAGAAGCGAAGGCTGACCAAAGTCCCAAAACAAAGTTTGATCAAATATTTTCTTTATATACCAAaagatttctgctttttttcatgtaaacagaaaataaagaccTCCCTAAAAGAAAGTGAATGGATCTCAGCGCGGCTATTCTCTTCAAGGTTGGACATTCTTTCCAAAATGGTGGAGACTCAAAATCACTTTTTCATTCCCCTTTACCTCCAGACAAAAGCTTGGGTGATATGGTGTCACCTACCTTGGCATTGTAGGAGATATAATGCTTGGCCAGAGCCTCCGGAGTGTGCATCCATGTTTTATCTGAAACGATAAAACCATCTCAGTGCataaagaaagaatgaatcaaaggGCTTCTCATTAGGCGAGGACAGAGGCATAAATCTCACAGGGCGACACAAACATACCTTTAAAGCAGCGTTAAAACACGCAGTATACCCAGACAGTTCAGAAGCAGCTCAAATAAACAGGATTTATGCAACATAATGGGAAGAGTGGTGCCTTTATTGCCGCTGAATGCCTGGTGAACGCTGAAAATGGAGGCCACACTCTGCTttgtgggggatggatggatggatggatggatagataaatggatggatggatggatggatggatggatggatggatggaaccacCGATAAGGGAAAACGCATGGGTTCCAAATGAAGCCAGAACTGACGGTTtagttaaaatgtaattaagccAGTGCAACAAATGTAAGAGAAGATGTCCAGCCATTTTAAAAGTGTCTCATCTGTCTCGTCTGCACATGTATCGTGTCTCTAAAGTGCTGTAAAaatttttttcctccagcagagaaTAAAAGACGCTTGGCTAATCTTGCGAGAGGCTTCATTATCCCATTTCAGGGCCTTTCATCTGTCAGCCACGCTGCACGTTcactgaaatatgaaatatgggTCTATAGGATGAAGAGTGAGCGCGGCTGAACGCAAGACAAAGTGTACGGACCCCATCAGCGTGGATCATCCGATGAATGActgatgaaaggatgaaaagaaacaaagttAAAGATGTCATAAACGTGCAGGCAGTTGCATGGGGAAGCTTTTTGAGGCGTTCCGTGATCATTAACGAAGCTGTGCAGGATGAGAGGGCGCGAGGACCACATTCCCATTGATAGTCCTCTTTTCCTTCAGATGGTCCCGTTAATAAAGCGCTTATCGCCACATTAATGAAGGCCGTGAGGAAAGATGCCTGACAGTGACCTCGGAGCGCTCGACTCCTCAAGGTTGATTGCTCTAATCGGGATTTGCAAGGTGCAAACAATGCGATTCATTTTTGCATGTCCTCTCAACATCTATGCTAATGACTGTTTACCCCCATGTTGTCAGCTAAGTGGCCTGATGAATTCAAAGACCATTCTAATTAGTGTTTAATTATGGCTGATTATGGCttgcaaaaaaaagttttactTTGCAGAAATGAGTTTGTATAGAACGCATCAACAGACAGCAGACGGCGACTCTTCAGAGACTTGATAACAGAGGATTTGGACTTTTTAAGCTTATTTAACAGCTGCGCGGTCAgattatttcctgtttggaaATCTTGCGGCAGATTCCTGCGAACTGTAATAAATTTCCTCCGGGGAGTTGTGAAGTTGATGGCATATTTTTTTCTCCCGTACAGCAACAAGGGGAAGAATCTGGAGGCTGTAAATTTCAGCGCTAGGATGGATGGTGGGGCGAGAGAAGCTGGGCTAAGGCCTGACGCAGCAACTTGCTAAGTTTGCAGAAGAATGTCTTCTAGGGTGGAGGTCAAATATCTCGAAATACTGAATAAAAAGTCCACATGTCCCAAATCTGGGAGCAGGCGGCACACAGGTGATGTAACTCCTCAATACCTTGTTATATATGCAAAAAGTGTATTAAATTAAGTTTATCAAGCTGAGTTATGGCTCGGGCTGGTAATATTGCTTTCCATAGTAATCATTTTTAGTCATGAATTTCGAAGtgcaaaggaagaaaaatgcaattaaaaaaggAGCTGCGACTGTTTGTTGGGGCACAGTCGAATTTGTGAGTTTAATAATAGGTTGGTCCCACTGctttcatctcatttttctTGATTAACACTTTCaatttctcttcatctccatttattctttgtggttttatttGACTGGAGCATCTTTTCAAATTAGGTTACGTTGTTAttcaacacaaaaataaaaatgtaaaccccccacccccccaaacatTAGAATATCACTATTTGGGAGCATTGGGACTCAGTTAATGATGTAATTCAGAAATGGAGCCCATGTTTCATGCAAATGTCCCGCGTCGTTGGAGGTTTCTGTTAGCAGGCTACGACAGCGGTTTATTGATTTTTATGTTCTGTCCTTCCAGTTTTTTGTGATGGCTATCAGGATGAAAAGGTTGGAAGTGTTTTGGAATTGGCAAACATGAAAGGTCACCTAACAAACCGACGGAGACAGGATGTGGAGGATCAAACATCAAAACGCCAGCGCCGTTGCCAGTAGAGAAGCAACCCTGTATTGTCTGAAAGGCCACGAGCAGCGGGGAGGCGGCACCTTAACTCACTACATTGCTCAGTCAGTGACCGGGGCAAATTTGCTGGGTGGGTTCTGATCTCAATCAGCGGAGAAGGTGATCTCACAAGATGTCCAGGGAGTATCGATCTTCAACGTACTTCCCCACCGATGAAGCTGTGACAAAGTCTTCTGTTAAGGCTTTACAGCACTGCATCTCCTGCCATTGCATCCAATCTTATTCTGTGAATTCTGTGATGTACCTGCTTGTCAAGCTtcagtaaaatgatgaaagttGACACCTCCGTTATGTATGATGCAACATAAGGTTAACTATAATTTTTGGGTGACCAGGTGGCACGCAGTTGTTGTCACACCATTATGCCATTATGCTTGCCGCTGAAACTGCAGGATTCTGCCAGATGGCAGCTTTAGGACATTGTATGTGTACTAAACTCCTTTGTGCACAAGCATCTGGTCTAATTTCAGTAGAATCTATATGTTTTATCTTAAACACATGGTGAGAAACAGATGTTGCCTCATGGGTTGCAGTAATATGATTTGATTTTGTATTATACGTAATaacatttctgttgtttccagGCCATTATGAATGTGTCACATCTAATCTTGTTGCTAAATTATCAAGAGCTTAACGGTGTAACGTGACAATAGCGTTATGGAGCTAAGACCGGGAACTGAAATCTGCACTAATgtgaaacaaagcaaatgtgctttATGAGTACACAGCTCAAGGCTGACATGGGGACAATATGGTTTTAATCTCatgcaagaaaaaaacaaaacaaaaaatagatAAGCCGGTAAATATTGCTCACATATCCAGCAAGAACAGTTCCAACCCCACCTACCGTCTACTGATCCACCAGTGATCTCACCGATGTGAAGGTTTCAGAGCCAAATTGATGCTTTCTCTTTTATCTGCCTCTCCCTACATCCTCTCCTTTGCTTtgtactgccccccccccacccccttttctctctttttcttttaaaataaggTTTATTAGCTGGCTTCATTGTAGAAGATGAAAAATCTATAATGGGCACCATCAAGCAGCACATGCTGGAAGCAGCGACTAGTTTTTTACCTTGTCAGGGGCAAGTGGGAAATTTGTACTGTTTCACGCAACTATTTTAGGGTAAAATATTAAAGTTCTGGGTATAATAATCTTAAACTAATTTTTCCAATCCAATAAAATCCAATATGCAACTTCCTGACAAGGTTACTTGTTTCTGGATGTGAATGTACAGCGAGTCATTCAGGTAAACCTCTAAAGCTTTCCACAACATCATCCAACCAGAACAAGGTTATCAAGGATCACTTTTACAGATTTTCCAACTCTGATTATATTGAAAACCTGTAATGAGGCTTCAGGTAATGGTTTTAATAGCTTAACATTTATTTTGGACATCTATTCATCCATGGCCATGAGGAAATTAAAAAAGCTTGTGCATCTTCAGCATCTAATTTTCTGTGAGCGTGCTCTGCGTTGATTTGATCATAACGGCAGTTAGAGGACATCTGACCTAAATATATCTAGGTAAAAGATGCTGCGCGCAATGGACCAGACATGGACATCCTCTGCAGATCCTATTCAGACACTGCATAGAATCTGCACTGAGAATAAAACACGCTAGAATGAAAGAATTATTGCTAAACATCAGGTTCACTAAGCAGCTTTAGGTCCCACTGCTGAAGGTAAATCTAGGACAACGGCTGTATAATCACAGTCTCTTTTATTTAGGCTGCTCTTCGGCAGAAACTGTATTCTATTTATTCCTTATCCTACAGTCAGTCAGTTCTAAAAATGACATGATCTCCTCTGTGCAGCCATGAGAAGAACTTTAATCTGCTTCTAAAGTTGCCTGTCTGATTGCAAGCAGAACTTAGCTGCAGATCATGATACTTCCAGTATGGagggtgcttttattttgaaacacaAATGTTGGCCTGCATTTAATGAATGAGTCATGAGTagaaaagcagcatttttaaaaggtattgtcattttttacagaaaaggaaaacaatatgCTGGAAAAAAAGGTATTTCCCAGTCATAAACATTTTAATCTTCTTGAcaggatttatttaaaatatttatcttCTGCAGGACAATTCTTTTCCCATAACTTTGGCCTTCTAAACTCCAAAGATGCAACTTAAAACTATTCTGGTCACATTGAATTGAGGAGATCAATAAAAAGCACAGAATCTCAGCAGGCATTAGCTGAAAAATATGATCAAGTATGGAAACAACTGCCAGGGATGAGCACAGAGACAAAAGGGAAATCCAAGGTGCACTTTGGAGCGATCGTCCACTGAACAGTTAATTTGTTTAAACTAAtcaagaaatgacaaaaaaaaaaatcagtattcGAAGCGTGGTTATAGAGAACTGCAACACTTTGTACGGCCAATTAAAGTGTGCACACATAAATGGATGCAGATATATTCCAACATTATGGGTCACAGACTCAGAAAAAAAGCCTTCGTCTCCCTGGAGGGGAATAATCTGCTCTGTGTTGTCTGTTCCAAACTGTCAAATGCAGACTGACTGGTGTTTGGGATGTATTTACAACGCTGTCTGTGAAGAGCACAATAAAATGTAACCTGTCAAAGTTCTCCACACCTCAACACTTCCTTTCTTCACACATGCATTTagctcttccttcctcttcctccaggcctcctgGCAGTTCCAACCTCAACATCCTTTTGGCGATATATTCACGATGCCAGCTCTATCACAACATCCAGAAatcacagctgcagcattttataTCTGTACATTCTGAATAAAATCTTGAAAGGAACGGACTGGGATCAACACATTAGCAATGCGGCCTTCATCAAAAGGCTTTTGCTGGATTGTTCCCTCCAGGCTGGTAAAGGCAGCAGTCAAATGGCTAAAAATCCAAATATCGGATGCAGCTCCTTTCAGCCACATTTCACCAACATTATATCAACATGCAACCAAGCTCTGGGGCAGCCAAACCACAGCAGCATTTCACGGAAATTAAATTCCCATTAAGGTGAAAGGAGCAAAGTTAAAATTTCATTACACTGGGTGAAAGAGAAATGTAATTTGAGCTGCTGTCCGCCCCAATTTCCATCTTTTCCTCTGAAACTAACCaggctgaaatgaaaaaaagagttATAACAGCCAAATATCATTACAACCGTATGTAACACCTGAGCCGTGGACACTCCTTAATACATGCTGGAGGTCTATGATTCATACCTGAGGGACGACAGATGGTTGTAAACACCTCAAGCTGGTTTGCCATCACAAATATCCTCTCCCATCCTCTACTGTCTGCATGTTATGTTTAATGCTTCTGAAAAGCCACCGAGAAGCTGTGCTGAGCTGTGCTGAGGCATTGGGGCCATTTTCACTGACACAAACCGAACTCGCAACTACTCTGAATGGTTAAAAGGATGATGAAGCACTTTtgggaaagaaaataaagtctGATGCTTCGAATGTGTCTGGAACAGATTGTTGTACTGTAATTTACTCATTCCAAATAAAGCTCAGGCAGACTTGGCTCGAGTCCCGACATTAATGAgtggtgtgttttcctgctcacCTTTTTTCCTGTTGAAGGCGCGGTTCATAGTGGAAAATGTGTGTCTCCAAAATCCCGCCTGAGTGTGTGACAATGTtccacctggagcagcagaaggagaagTGAGTTAAACACGGCTTTGACCTCCAGCTTTCGGTGAAAGGCAAGTATGAAAAAATAGATTTCTGCTTGCAAAATATCCCCTCCCACTGAACATGAGGCTTTGTTGGTCAACCCAAAGTGTTCCGAACTGTCGTTCTGAGACATCTGCTTTACATTTGTTTCCCACAGATACACAACATAGTTATTACATGTGGAGGCCGTAAGTCCTTTGGTGTTGAAGTTAACACACTCGGAGTTCTCGGAGACATGGCAGCACTGAAAATGGGTGTTGCACACTAACTCTGTTTACCATGAACCTCGACTGGTACTTCTTCCTAATTTCTCTACCACTTtccactctgctgcctctgacACATGCTGGCATTTAGCCTGTGTAATAGCCAGCTGGTACAGCACGACGAGGTGCAGCTACAACACGATAAAGGAGCCAATCGTTTTCTAAATGCAAAACGACACTGACACTCTGCTCTGACCGCTTTCAGACCCGAGATCAATTCCCCATGAGAGCTCAGCAATCTTGAGGACGGCAAGGACAAAGTGTTCAGGACTTGGGAGCTGTCAGCCAATTCCACAATCGATATTCTTGATCGTAGACTGCGGGAAAATGTGCAAGTCCTGTTGTCTAATGgcattttccccccatttttgttgtttgttttccaatccaagatacagtatatattcatattttcatggaaaaaataaaaccaacagtATCCCATGATAGTGCTGGAACTTAAAACCAAAGTTGGTGTATTGTGGTCATTTGGTCGATATGCTCGTCTCTGagtaaatttccatttcaggCTCTGATTGCAACAGTTCAATAATTAAGAGCAAAGTGCTTCTTAACCTGTCTTTCCTATAGCCTTTCAATCACAGGAGCCTTTCAGACTTAATGAAGTATTTGTGTGGTGTGACCAGAAAGTGTTGTGAGTAAGTTCTTTATGTTGCTGTGCATCTCTGAGCCGAACTGGGGGAACAAAGCTCAACTCTTTCACAGGACAACAGCATCAAATCTCCTCAATTTACAATAAAACATGTTGcaaaaaatatttcaaacaaTGCTGATAGAGATGAGATAACAACATCTGCTAGAACAAcatcctcctcacacactcttgATATTCTTCGACTTATGCTGAACAGCAAGCAAGAAGTAACAGAGCTGTGCAAGTGAGGTTGTTATGTCTGTCAGATATGCTGCTAAATTAGAGTCTAATTGCTTGGTAACTGCTGAAACCTGCTCTCCGTTCACCATGGAATAACTTGTTGAGCATTATTTCATCCATTACATTGGAAATTACACCCGGTGCCCCTGAGAGTAAGATAGCAACTACAGAGGGACTGTCGCACCAATTAGGATACAATGGCCTTGTTCAACTATATATAACAAATAAGTATAGTTTAGACTGTTATTACAATACAATTCAAACAATATGAGCGCTCTAATGAGGTCAGCTTTGAATAAATGGGCATCCAAATGTGAAAAGGATGTTATTGTTGCTCAGCGATCCTGATAAACATTATCAAACAAGCTAATGAGGAGAACGGTCACACGGTAAGTGGCTATTTCCTTGAAATAACAAGGAAAGGCCATTGGCTTTGGGGAATACGGCCATAATGATGTGCAGCATGAGTTACAAGTGGAACTAGCAGAAACAAGCGCCGTGGTTTTCACAGTAAGGAGATATTCCTCTGCTATAGAGGCCCTACAAAGGGTTGGAGATCTTTAAATGGGACAAACTTCAGGGTGGAGACTGGCACATTCCTCAGGCTGCCAAAGCAGAGTAACTTTACAGCTGGAAAAGACAACTTGAATTCCCTTTTTCCCTGGGTTAACAGGCCgatgttgaaaacatcacatGGACAGGTAACCCAAAGACACCACGGTGCTATTTACATTTCAGTGAAGACTCTGGAGTGCAGCCTGCAGATCGCACACCAAAgtgctctgcagggaggaacccAGCAGCAGGATTTAACCTGTTGCGCTTCAGGATGTTTCAGCTTGGGTCGGTCTGTTTTGCTTCTTGTTGTATTTGGTTTTCTATACAGTGACGTAGCAGAAGATGACCCCACTCTTCTAACAGTGTGAGATTCACTGTATGTATAATGTGGAAGCAATGCACAGAACACATCCACACCTCCAGAATAATCTAATCTTATGTAGTGCAGC includes these proteins:
- the gulp1a gene encoding PTB domain-containing engulfment adapter protein 1 isoform X8 — encoded protein: MGISEDRCIFPSSWTLDLSPCGTLSHTQAGFWRHTFSTMNRAFNRKKDKTWMHTPEALAKHYISYNAKFLGNTEVEAPKGTEVVKDAVRKLKFQRHIKKSEGQKIPKVELQISIYGVKILDPKTKDVQHNCQLHRISFCADDKTDKRIFTFICKDSESNKHLCYVFDSEKCAEEITLTIGQAFDLAYKKFLESGGKDVETRKQIGSLQKRIQELETENSELKQQLQNLEEQLMIAHTPPAGSISMKPQSTDIFDMIPFSPVTPLVPTLASNGCPPPPPTTLPPDISKDLFGAEPFDPFTCGAADFPPDIQSQLDEMQRQRWRGSKWD
- the gulp1a gene encoding PTB domain-containing engulfment adapter protein 1 isoform X6 — protein: MGISEDRCIFPSSWTLDLSPCGTLSHTQAGFWRHTFSTMNRAFNRKKDKTWMHTPEALAKHYISYNAKFLGNTEVEAPKGTEVVKDAVRKLKFQRHIKKSEGQKIPKVELQISIYGVKILDPKTKDVQHNCQLHRISFCADDKTDKRIFTFICKDSESNKHLCYVFDSEKCAEEITLTIGQAFDLAYKKFLESGGKDVETRKQIGSLQKRIQELETENSELKQQLQNLEEQLMIAHTPPAGSISMKPQSTDIFDMIPFSPVTPLVPTLASNGCPPPPPTTLPPDISKDLFGAEPFDPFTCGAADFPPDIQSQLDEMQDVASRRQHCTDRLIFFQSALEISPSTFFLFVTVNT
- the gulp1a gene encoding PTB domain-containing engulfment adapter protein 1 isoform X7, which codes for MGISEDRCIFPSSWTLDLSPCGTLSHTQAGFWRHTFSTMNRAFNRKKDKTWMHTPEALAKHYISYNAKFLGNTEVEAPKGTEVVKDAVRKLKFQRHIKKSEGQKIPKVELQISIYGVKILDPKTKDVQHNCQLHRISFCADDKTDKRIFTFICKDSESNKHLCYVFDSEKCAEEITLTIGQAFDLAYKKFLESGGKDVETRKQIGSLQKRIQELETENSELKQQLQNLEEQLMIAHTPPAGSISMKPQSTDIFDMIPFSPVTPLVPTLASNGCPPPPPTTLPPDISKDLFGAEPFDPFTCGAADFPPDIQSQLDEMQEGFKMGLTLEGTVFSLDPLDSRC